From the Burkholderia ubonensis subsp. mesacidophila genome, the window TTCGCGAGACGTACGACGTTGTTGCGGCCGACCTCGACCGAGCGGCTCTGCGACGTGTCGACGATCTCGTGCGATGCGAACGGATACGGTGCGCGCCAGTGCACGCCCTGGTCGACGGTGCCGGCGAGCCGGCCCATCTGCAGCACGACGCCCGTCTGACCTTCCGGCACGACGAACAGGCCGCTGCCCGCGTAGACCGCGACCAGCACACCGATCACGATGCCGACGCCGACTCTCGCGGCCCGGCCGTTATCCGGACGGAATCCGTTGCCGCCCTTGCCGCCGAACAGGCCGCTCAGGCGCCGGTTGAAATTGCGCCACATTTCGTCGAGATCGGGCGGGCCTTCGCCGTCACCGCCTGGCGGGCGCTTCGATTCGTTCGCGCGGGGCTGCGTCCCGCCATTGCCTTCGCCACGTCCCCAGCGGGGATCGTTGATCGACAGCAAGGCGTGCTTCCGCCGCCCGTTACTCCGCTCGTTGTATTCGTTCACCAGAGTTTGTTCACCAGATTAGACGCCGGCAAACCGGCCGGGACCGGCTAACGCCCGTGTTCGGAAAGCGTATGGTCTTCGTGTGATTCCGCGGGCGCGCCGTCGAGCGGCATCGCGCCGTCAAGGTGTTCCGCAGAGGCGATCTCGGCGATGGCGGCGCGCAGCGCGTCCAGCCCTTGACCGGTACGCGCGCTCAAAAAGACGCGCGAAATATTACCATACTCGTCCCGCTCGACCGCGTCGCCGCGGGCCGCCAGCTCAGGCACGGCGTCGATCTTGTTGAATACCAGGACCTGCCGGATCGTGTCCGCGCCGATCTCGTGCAACACGCCGTTGACCTGCTCGATCTGCTCGAGCCGCACCGCGCTCGACGCATCGACGACATGCAGCAGCAGATCCGCGTGGATCGTTTCCTCGAGCGTCGCGCGGAACGCCGCGACCAGCTGGTGCGGCAGCTCGCGAATGAACCCGACGGTGTCCGACACCACGATCTGGCCGACCTCGTCGCCGAGATACACGCGCCGCGACGTCGTGTCGAGCGTCGCGAACAGCTGGTCGGCCGCATACGCCTGCGCCTTCGTCAGCGCGTTGAACAGCGTCGACTTGCCTGCGTTCGTGTAGCCGACGAGCGAGACCGACATCGTGCCGCTGCGCGCCCGCTGGCGACGCTGCGTGCTGTGCTGGCGACGCAGCCGATCGAGGCGCGACTTCAGCATCTTGATGCGCTCGCCGATCAGGCGGCGGTCGGTTTCGAGCTGCGTTTCGCCGGGGCCGCGCAGGCCGATACCACCTTTTTGCCGCTCGAGGTGGGTCCACGCGCGGATCAGCCGGGTCGACAGATATTGCAGTTGAGCGAGCTCGACCTGCAGCTTGCCTTCGTGGCTGCGCGCGCGCTGCGCGAAGATGTCGAGGATGAGACTCGTGCGGTCGACGACCCGCCTGTTAAGCGTGCGCTCCAGATTGCGTTGCTGGGCAGGCGCCAGGGCGTGATTGAAGATGACGATGTCGACGTCGTTGGCTTCGCAGGCCAGCCGCAATTCTTCGGCTTTGCCGCTGCCGACGAACATCGCGGCATCGGGGCTGGACCGGCGGCCGGTCAGGGTGACGGCGGGATGCGCCCCCGCGCTGGATGCAAGAAGACTGAGTTCTTCGAGACTGGCTTCGAAATCGGTCTTGCCGAAATCGATGCCGACGAGCGCTGCGTTGATCAAATTGTCAGGTGTCAAGATATGGCGGCTGGCATCGGTCGCACGCGGCGACCGGATGCCGGCCGCTGCGATAGGTTAGGACGAGACTTCCGCGTCCGGGTGGAAGTTCACCGGGCGCGCCGGAACGACCGTCGAGATGGCATGCTTGTAGACCATCTGGGTCACCGTATTACGGAGCAACACGACGTACTGGTCGAACGATTCGATGTTCCCTTGGAGCTTGATGCCGTTGACGAGATAGATCGAAACGGGAACGTGCTCCTTGCGCAGTGCGTTCAAAAACGGGTCTTGTAACAATTGCCCTTTGTTGCTCATGGCGTACTCCATCTTGTTTTGCAGGTTGATCTGGATTGGCGACGAAGAAAAAGAGATCCGGCGCCAATCGCTACACTATAGCCGATTTTGCGTGCCCCGCCCGGGCGTCGGCCATGCGGCCTACCCCTTGCGGGACGTGCGTTCAGCTCTTGTCCGCGTACGGGTTGTGCGACGAACGGAACTCTATGCGCAATGGAGTCCCGGTCAGGGAGAAAGTTTCGCGGAAACGATTCTCCAGGTAGCGCTTGTAGGTGTCGGTCACCGCATCGAGCGCATTGCCGTGGATCACGATGACCGGCGGATTCTGGCCGCCCTGGTGCGCGTAGCGCAGCTTCGGGCGCACCGGGCCGCGACGGCGCGGCTGCTGGAACTCGACCGCCTCGATCAGCGCGCGCGTGAGCTTCGGCGTTGGCAGCTTCGCCATCGCCGCGCCGTACGCGTCGTCGACCGAACGCATCAGCGGGCCGATGCCGGTCTTTTCCGCAGCGGAAATGAAGTGGAATTTCGCGAAATCGAGGAATTTCAGCTTGCGGGTCAAATCCGCTTTCGTGCGCTCGCGCACGTGCGGGTCGAGACCGTCCCACTTGTTCACGCCGACCACCAGCGCCCGCCCTTGCTCGACCACGAACCCGGCGATGTGCGCGTCCTGGTCGGAAATGTCCTGGCGCGCATCCAGCAGAAGAATGACGACGTTCGCGTCGGCAATCGACTGCAGCGTTTTCACGACCGAAAATTTCTCGATCGCCTCGAACACCTTGCCGCGGCGGCGCAGGCCGGCCGTGTCGATCAGCGTGTACGGCTTGCCGTTGCGCTCGAAATCGACGTAGATCGAATCGCGCGTCGTGCCGGGCATGTCGAACGCGATCACGCGATCCTCGCCGATCAGCGTGTTGACGAGCGTCGACTTGCCGACGTTCGGCCGGCCGACGATCGCGATCTTGGTCCCGCGCGACGCCTTGTCCTCGTCTTCCTCTTCCGGCTGGCCTGCGTAAGCAACCCCGAGCGCCTCGTTGATCATCTCGGTCACGCCGTCGCCGTGCGCGGCCGAGATCGCGCGCGGATCGCCGAGCCCGAGCTCGTAGAAGTCGGCCGCGACGGCCGTGTACTTCATCCCCTCGGACTTGTTGACGACGAGGAAGATCGGCCGGCCGGTCTTGCGCAGGTAGTCGGCGATCGACTTGTCCTGCGGCGCGAGCCCGTTGCGGCCGTCGACGATGAACACGACGACGTCGGCCTCCTCGACCGCCTGCCGCGTCTGACGCGCCATCTCGTGCAGGATGCCGTCCTTCGCGACCGGCTCGAAGCCGCCCGTGTCGACGACGAGGTACGGCCGCTCGCCGACTCGCCCTTCGCCATAGTGGCGATCGCGCGTCAGGCCCGGCAAGTCGGCCACCAGCGCATCGCGCGAACGCGTGAGCCGGTTGAACAGCGTGGATTTTCCCACATTGGGGCGCCCAACAAGGGCAATGACCGGTTTCATCTGTGTTGTCTACGGTGAGGCGCAGCAGCGGGAGGCCCGCTGCTGCGGGCGGCTGCGCTGAATGAAAATATCACGAATTCGCGCCGCGCCGGATGCGCGCGCCCGGCGCGCGACGCGCGCCGTCCATCATTCGTCTCGTACTGCCTTCCAAATACCGAACGGCCGGGAGCACCCGGCCGCCTTCAAGTGATGCGCGGCGCACCGTGCGGCGATCCGCCGCGCTACGGCGCCCGCGCGCCGTCGCGTCAGCGCGGACGGAAGCCGTACAGGCCGCCGTCGTTCGTCTGCACGACGAGCGTGTTGCCCGCGAGGACCGGCGCCGCCGTGATCGGGCTGCCGTCAGTCTTCATCCGGGCGAGGAACGTGCCGTCTTCGCGCGACAGGAAATGCACGTACCCCTTGTAGTCGCCCATCACGACCGCATGACCGAGCAGGTACGGCACGCTGACGTCGCGGCTCTTCAGCTTCGTGTTGCGCCACAGCTCGTTGCCGCTCGCCGAGTCGTACGCGGTGACGACCGACCAGTCGTCGCCGCCCGCGACCACCGAGTCGTCCTGCGCGATGCCGCTGCGGCTCGAGAACGCCTTCTCCCACACCGGGCGGCCCGAGTTCGCATCGAAGCAGCCGAGCTGCCCCTGGAACGTCACTGCGCAGGCTTGCGCACCGACGAGCGTCGGCGGACCGCTGACGTCGTTGATCCGCTCGACTTCCGTCACGCCTTTCGGAAACGACACCGGCGTCTGCCAGTACGGCTCGCCCGTCTGCAGGTTGATCGCGACGAGGCCGCCGCCCGGGAAGCCCGCGAGCACCGCGGCGTCGCCCGCGAACGTCATGCCCGCCGACACGCGCAGGTTCAGCGGCACCGCGCGGTTGCGGTAGTTCCACTTCTGTTCGCCGGTTTGCGCGGAAAACGCGATCACCTGACCGTCGATCGTGCGGACGATCACGAGGCCGTTGCCGACGAGCGGCGGCGAGAAGATCTCGCCCTGCACGCTCGTCTTCCACAGCAGCTTGCCGTCCGCGCCGAGCACGAACACGCCGCCCTTCAGCGCGCCGACCGCGGTCAGGTTGCCGTCGCTGCCGACGCCCGCCGACAGGTCCGAGTCGAGCTTCGCGCGCCAGATCCGCTGACCGGTCTTTGCGTCGATCTTCTCGACCGAGCCGTTTTCGCCGGCCGCGAAGACTGCGTCGCCCACCGCCACCGGCGAGAACAGGTAGCGGCCGCCCTTGCCGACGCTCGACGACCAGACCTGTTGCACGTCGAGGACGGGTTTGAACTCGGTCAGCGGCGTCGGCACGCGACGCGCGTCCTTCGTCGACGAGCAGGCCCCCAGTGCCAGGACGGCCGCCGCGCAGGCAACGGGCACAGCGTAACGTTTCAGCAAATTCATCGATTAGCGAAGCAAAGTTAAGAGGTTGAGGGAGCCGTGGCTCAGCTGCCCAGCGCGTCCAGCTTGAACTGCACGAGCTGGCGCGCCGACATGTCTTCCTTCGGCAGGCTGTCGAGCGCGAGCTTGTACGCGGTGCGCGCATCGTCCGCCTTGCCTTGCGCAGCGAGCAGATCGCCGCGGCGATCGGCCACGAGGCCCTTGAATGCATCGATCGGCGTGCCGGACAGCAACGCGAGCCCTGCGTCGTACGCCTTCTCGTCGAGCAGCAGCGACGCGAGGCGCAGCTTCGCGATCTGCTTGTACTCGTCGTCCTTCGCGTGATCGACCGCCCACTGCAGCTGCGTCTTCGCGCCCGCGGCGTCGCCCGCCGCGTACAGCACCTTCGCAGCCGCGAGCGCCGTCATCTGCGCATACGGGGTGCCGCTGTACTTGTCTTCCATGTCGGCGGCAGCGCGGGCCATCGTCGCCTTGTCGTTCGACGCGGCGGCCTTCTGCACCTGCTCGTACAGCCCGGATGCCTGCGCGGACTGGCGACGCTGCCAGAAATTCCAGCCGTTGAAGCCGGCCGCGACAACGAGCGCCGCGAGGACGATCCACGTGGTGAGGTTGCCCCAGCGGGCCCACCACGCCTTGAGGCTTTCAATCGATTCTTGTTCGTCGTGGTAACTCATCGGCGAGCGATTCCTTCCTGTTCAGGCCTTTCTTGTCGAGCGAATGCCAGTGCGATCAGTCGTCGCCGTCTTCGGCGGATGCAACCATCGCATTGATTAGGAATTCGGTCAAGCTTTCGACCGGTACGGTCTGCTGAGCGTTCTTTTCCCCTTCCTCGCCCGTGCCGCGCAGCGCTTTCACGCCGACCGTGCCGTTCGCGATCTCTTCTTCGCCGAAGATCACCGCGAACGCGGCGCCGCTCGCATCGGCACGCTTCATCTGCGACTTGAAGCTCGCCGGCGCGCCGTCCGCGCTGCAGTGGAAGATCACATCGAGGCCGGTGTCGCGCAGACGCTCGGCGGCGATGAACGCCTGCTCGCGCGCCGCCTCGCCCTGGTGCACGACGTACACGTCGACGCCGTCCTGCTCGGGCACGAGTTGCTCTTCCTTCAGCAACTCGAGAATGCGCTCGACGCCCATCGCCCAGCCGCACGCGGCGGTCGGCTTGCCGCCGAGCTGCTCGATCAGCGGGTCGTAGCGGCCGCCGGCCGCGACCGTACCCTGCGCGCCGAGCTTGTCGGTGACCCACTCGAACACGGTCAGGTTGTAGTAGTCGAGGCCGCGCACGAGACGCGGGTTGATCGTGAACGGGATGTTGTTCGCCAGCAGCAGGCGCTGCAGCCCCTCGAAGTGCGCGCGCGACTGGTCGCCGAGGAAGTCGATCAGCTTCGGCGCGTTCTGCGCGATCTCCTGCAGCGCCGGGTTCTTCGTGTCGAGCACGCGCAGCGGGTTCGTATACAGACGGCGCTGCGCCTCCGCGTCGAGCGCGTCGACGTGCTGCTCGAGATACTTGATCAGCTCGACGCGGTGCGCCGCGCGCTCTTCCGCGAGGCCCAGCGAGTTGATCTCGAGCTTGATGCCGGTCAGGCCGAGGTCGTCCCACAGGCGCTGGCACATCATGATGATTTCCGCGTCCGCGTCCGGGCCCGCGAAGCCGAGGGCCTCGACGCCGACCTGGTGGAACTGGCGATAGCGGCCGCGTTGCGGACGCTCGTGACGGAACATCGGGCCGATGTACCACAGGCGCTTCGGACCGTCGTACAGCATGTTGTGCTCGATCGCCGCGCGCACGACGGCGGCGGTGTTCTCCGGACGCATCGTCAGGTGCTCGCCGTTCAGCGCGTCGGTGAAGCTGTACATCTCCTTCTCGACGATGTCCGTGACTTCGCCGATGCCGCGCGTGAAGAGCTGCGTGTGCTCGACGATCGGCGTGCGGATGTTCTGGTAGCCGTAAGCGCGCAGCAGCGACTTCACGGTGGCCTCGAAGAACTCCCAAAGGCCGGCATCCTGCGGGAGGATGTCGTTCATGCCCTTGACGCCCGTAAGCTTCTCGATCTTGCGTTTCTGTTCAGTCATCGTGTCTGTTACGAATTAGTTCTGGGCCGCCGCGCGGCCGTAGTTGCGTTCGACGTAGTCGCTGACGATCTGCTGGAATTCCTCGGCGATGCGCTCGCCGCGCAGCGTCCTGACCTTCTCGCCATCGATGAAGACGGGCGCGGCCGGGTTCTCGCCCGAACCCGGCAGGCTGATGCCGATGTTCGCGTGCTTCGATTCGCCCGGACCGTTGACGATGCAGCCCATCACCGCGACGTTCATCGTCTCGACGCCCGGATATTCCTTGCGCCAGGCCGGCATCTGCTCGCGCAGGTAGGTCTGGATCTGCATCGCGAGTTCCTGGAACAGCGTGCTGGTCGTGCGGCCGCAGCCCGGGCACGCGATCACCATCGGCGCGAACGAGCGCAGGCCCATCGTCTGCAGGATTTCCTGGCCGACCACCACTTCGCCCGTGCGCGACGCGCCCGGCTCCGGCGTCAGCGAGATGCGGATCGTGTCGCCGATCCCTTCCTGCAGCAGCACGCCAAGCGCCGCCGTCGACGCGACGATGCCCTTCGAGCCCATGCCCGCCTCGGTCAGCCCGAGGTGCAGCGCGAAGCCGCAGCGGCGCGCGAGTTCGCGGTACACCGCGATCAGGTCCTGCACGCCGCTGACCTTGCACGACAGCACGATGCGGTCGCGCCCCAGGCCCAGTTCAACCGCACGCTCCGCCGAGCCGATCGCGGACTGGATCAGCGCTTCGTACATCACGCTCTGCGCATCCCACGGCTGCGCGCGCGCGCCGTTCTCGTCCATCATGCGCGCGAGCAGGTCCTGGTCGAGGCTGCCCCAGTTCACGCCGATCCGCACCGGCTTGTCGTACTTGATCGCCGCCTCGATCATCTGCGCGAACTGCGTGTCGCGCTTCGCACCCTGGCCGACGTTGCCGGGGTTGATCCGGTACTTCGACAGCGCCTCCGCGCAGCCCGGATGGTCGCGCAGCAGCAGGTGGCCGTTGTAATGGAAGTCGCCGACGAGCGGCACCGTCACGCCCATCCGGTCGAGCTGCTCGCGGATCGCCGGCACGGCCGCCGCCGCCTCGGGCGTGTTGACAGTGATGCGCACGAGTTCGGAACCCGCGTTCGCGAGCTCCTTGATCTGGATGGCCGTGCCGATCGCATCCGCGGTGTCGGTATTCGTCATCGACTGCACGCGCACCGGCGAATCGCCGCCGATCGTCACCAGCGTTCCGCCCCAGCGGACATTCACCGTATGCGATACGCGACGCGACGCATGGCCGCCGAACACCGGCTCGGTTGAACAAATCTGACTGCTGCGTGGGGATTGAGCTTCGGATTGCATCGATAGATCCATTTACGCCGAATGCGCCGCGTCGCGGCGCATGAATTGAAAAAGCGCCGTGCCTTCTGGGTCTGTCGACACGCGTCACAGACCCTCGCCACGGCGCTTGCCGTCAGGGCAACGTGAACCGCGCCACGTTACCCCGCGCTGCCGAATATTTTGCCGGATCGACCGGTTTGCCGTCGAACGCGATTGCGTCGAGGCCCGCCTTGTTGCCGATCGTGACCTTGAACGGGCCGTCGCCCGCGACCTGCTTCGTCTCACCGCCGCGCACCAGCCCCGAGAACAGCTCCTTGCCGTTCTTGTCACGCACGCTGAACCAGCTGTCCTGCTTGACCTTCAGCTCGATCATCGACTGGCCGGCCGCGATCCCGACGCTCGCCGGCTGGGCCGTGGCCGCCATGGCGACGCTTGCCGCCGGCGCAACCGCCGCGGGCTGCGACACCGGCTCGGCTGCGGCCTGCGTGGCGGAAGCCACGACTTGCGGCGCGACCGCCGATGCAACCACCTGCGGCGCCGCGGCCGTCACGGCCGGCGCCGACGCCTCGACTGCGGTCGAGACGGATGCGCCGCCCGCGCTCGCCGCCTCGGCGGTCGCTGCCGACGCCACCGGCGCCGATGCCGCGGACGCACCGCCCTGCACCGCGCCGCTCTTGAAGCGTGCGAGCCAGTTCGACGAATCGCCGCCAGTGTGCCACATCGCCGCCGCGATCAGCGCGACGGCCGCCGCCGCCGTCCCCCACAGCCACGGGCGATGGCGCGACGAGCCGCCGAGCGGAATCGACACGCGGCCGCGCGGCAGATCCGTCCCCGACGACGCCGGCATCGACAGATCCACCTCCGGCTCGCCGCGCTCGCGGCGCAGCGCCTGCGCAAACGGTTCCGGATCGACGCCGAGCATCTTCGCGTAGCTGCGCACGACCCCGATCGCGAACGTCACGCCGGGCAGATGGCTGATATCGCCCGACTCGAGCGCCCGCAGCTTCTGCGGCGCGACCTTGAGCCGCGCCGACACGTCGTCGACCGTCCAGCCCTTCGCCTCCCGAAGCTGCGCCAGCCGTCCCCCGACGGCCGTCAGCGATTCCAGTCCAGCCGTTGCCGGCTTCGCGGCATTCGTCTCTGCGCCGTTTGACGGCTGCGGCTCACTCATCCTTGTCCTCGCGTCGATTCTTCTTCACTGGCGGGCGCGCCCGGCTTCTGCCGGCGCAACGCCCGCGCGTCGTCCATACCATGCGCGGCGCACGAGGCGCCGCGTCCGATCGCTATTCGCGTGTTGTACCGCCAAGAAGTCCGGGCATCCCGCCTAGGCGGCCCCGTCAAACCGCCCGAACCTCGATTATTTTTGCTGCTGCGCCCGTGCGCTCGGCAAGGCGCGTGCGATCCTTCACCGCACCGGCCAGCTGGCCGCACGCGGCGTCGATGTCGTCGCCGCGCGTCTTGCGCACCGTCGTGACGACGCCCGCGTCGATGAGGATCTGTGCAAAGCGCTTGATCTGCTCCGACTTCGAACGGATGAGCCCCGACTCCGGAAACGGATTGAACGGGATCAGGTTGAACTTGCACGGGACGTCGCGCGTCACCGCCAGCAGTTCGCGCGCATGCGCTTCGGTGTCGTTGACGCCGTCGAGCATGCAGTATTCGAACGTGATGAAGTCGCGCGGCGCGACCTTCAGGTAGCGCTGGCACGCGGCCATCAGTTCGCGAAGCGGATGCTTCTTGTTGAGCGGCACGAGCATGTCGCGCAGCGCATCGTTCGGCGCGTGCAGCGACACGGCCAGCGCCACCGGCAGCTCGGCGCCGAGGCGGTCCATCATCGGCACCACGCCGGACGTCGACAGCGTGACGCGGCGGCGCGACAGTCCATACGCGTTGTCGTCGAGCATCAGCCGCATCGCCGGCACGACCGCGCTGTAATTCAGCAGCGGCTCGCCCATGCCCATCATCACCACGTTGGTGATCACCCGTTCGGCCTTGCCGTTCGGGCCGGGCGCGCGACCGAGCGACTCGCGCAATGCAAATTCGGCCATGCGCAGCTGGCCAATGATTTCAGCCGTCGACAGATTGCGGGAGAACCCCTGCTTGCCCGTCGAGCAGAAGCGGCAATTGACCGCGCATCCAGCCTGCGACGACACGCACAGCGTGCCGCGCGTCTCTTCCGGGATGAACACGGTTTCGACCGCATTGCCGTTTCCGACGTCGATCAGCCACTTGCGTGTGCCGTCGGCGGAAACGTGATCGCTGGCAATGTCCGGCATCGTGATCGTCGCGCGGCCCTTGAGCTTTTCCCTCAGGGATTTCGCGAGATCGGTCATGCCGTCGAAATCGCCGGCGTTGTACTGATGGATCCAGCGCTGCAACTGCTTGGCGCGGAACGGCTTCTCGCCGAGGCTGCCGCAGTACGCGACAAGGCCCTCGGCGTCGAAGTCGAGAAGATTGACGGAAGTTTCGCTCGTCATGGTGCCCTGCCTTGCCGCGTGCGCTGAATCCTGCCTGCCTGAATGCTCAGTCAGTGCTTAACGCGAGTAGACGTTCATTTCCGGGAAGAAGAACGCGACTTCGACGCTTGCCGTTTCCGGTGCGTCCGAGCCGTGCACCGCGTTCGCGTCGATGCTGTCGGCGAAGTCGGCGCGGATCGTGCCCTTTTCCGCCTTCTTCGGATCCGTCGCGCCCATCAGGTCGCGGTTCTTCAGGATCGCGCCTTCACCTTCCAGAACCTGGATCATCACCGGGCCCGAGATCATGAAATCGACGAGGTCCTTGAAGAACGGACGTGCTGCGTGGACTGCGTAGAACTTCTCTGCGTCAGCGCGCGACAGGTGTGCCATGCGTGCTGCGATGACCTTCAGACCGGCGCCTTCGAAACGGCTGTAGATCTGGCCGATCACGTTCTTTGCCACCGCATCCGGCTTGATGATCGACAGGGTGCGCTCGATTGCCATAAAAACTCCAAGAAATTAAGAAGTTACACTTCCAAATGAATCCGCTATTGTAGCACGATCCCGTGTATCATTGCGATTGAACCCTTACACGCGTGAAAGGTTCCAAATCCATATGTTTTGCGCCGCCCCGCCATTGAAACCTCCCGGCGCGGAACGTATCTTAGCCATAGCTGCTCCGGTTTGCTGCGCCGCACACCGCGCGCGCCGAACCGGCCCCGGACGCCCATGCGTTCAATGTTAGGAGAAACCATGAACGATTATCCGTACAATTTCGGCCGCGGCGGCTCCGTCAGCACCGTCGAAGTTCGCAACCGCGTGCTGCGGAACACGTACTGGCTGCTCGCGCTGTCGATGGTGCCGACGGTGCTGGGAGCCTGGGTCGGCGTCGCGACCGGCTTCTCGCTGTTCGCGGCCACCAGCCCGATGATGAGCCTTCTCGCGTTCTTCGCGATCGCGTTCGGCTTCATGTTCGCGATCGAACGCACGAAGAACAGCGCGGCCGGCGTGTTCGTGCTGCTCGGCTTC encodes:
- the hflX gene encoding GTPase HflX, yielding MINAALVGIDFGKTDFEASLEELSLLASSAGAHPAVTLTGRRSSPDAAMFVGSGKAEELRLACEANDVDIVIFNHALAPAQQRNLERTLNRRVVDRTSLILDIFAQRARSHEGKLQVELAQLQYLSTRLIRAWTHLERQKGGIGLRGPGETQLETDRRLIGERIKMLKSRLDRLRRQHSTQRRQRARSGTMSVSLVGYTNAGKSTLFNALTKAQAYAADQLFATLDTTSRRVYLGDEVGQIVVSDTVGFIRELPHQLVAAFRATLEETIHADLLLHVVDASSAVRLEQIEQVNGVLHEIGADTIRQVLVFNKIDAVPELAARGDAVERDEYGNISRVFLSARTGQGLDALRAAIAEIASAEHLDGAMPLDGAPAESHEDHTLSEHGR
- the hfq gene encoding RNA chaperone Hfq; the encoded protein is MSNKGQLLQDPFLNALRKEHVPVSIYLVNGIKLQGNIESFDQYVVLLRNTVTQMVYKHAISTVVPARPVNFHPDAEVSS
- the der gene encoding ribosome biogenesis GTPase Der; the protein is MKPVIALVGRPNVGKSTLFNRLTRSRDALVADLPGLTRDRHYGEGRVGERPYLVVDTGGFEPVAKDGILHEMARQTRQAVEEADVVVFIVDGRNGLAPQDKSIADYLRKTGRPIFLVVNKSEGMKYTAVAADFYELGLGDPRAISAAHGDGVTEMINEALGVAYAGQPEEEDEDKASRGTKIAIVGRPNVGKSTLVNTLIGEDRVIAFDMPGTTRDSIYVDFERNGKPYTLIDTAGLRRRGKVFEAIEKFSVVKTLQSIADANVVILLLDARQDISDQDAHIAGFVVEQGRALVVGVNKWDGLDPHVRERTKADLTRKLKFLDFAKFHFISAAEKTGIGPLMRSVDDAYGAAMAKLPTPKLTRALIEAVEFQQPRRRGPVRPKLRYAHQGGQNPPVIVIHGNALDAVTDTYKRYLENRFRETFSLTGTPLRIEFRSSHNPYADKS
- the bamB gene encoding outer membrane protein assembly factor BamB — encoded protein: MNLLKRYAVPVACAAAVLALGACSSTKDARRVPTPLTEFKPVLDVQQVWSSSVGKGGRYLFSPVAVGDAVFAAGENGSVEKIDAKTGQRIWRAKLDSDLSAGVGSDGNLTAVGALKGGVFVLGADGKLLWKTSVQGEIFSPPLVGNGLVIVRTIDGQVIAFSAQTGEQKWNYRNRAVPLNLRVSAGMTFAGDAAVLAGFPGGGLVAINLQTGEPYWQTPVSFPKGVTEVERINDVSGPPTLVGAQACAVTFQGQLGCFDANSGRPVWEKAFSSRSGIAQDDSVVAGGDDWSVVTAYDSASGNELWRNTKLKSRDVSVPYLLGHAVVMGDYKGYVHFLSREDGTFLARMKTDGSPITAAPVLAGNTLVVQTNDGGLYGFRPR
- a CDS encoding tetratricopeptide repeat protein, which produces MSYHDEQESIESLKAWWARWGNLTTWIVLAALVVAAGFNGWNFWQRRQSAQASGLYEQVQKAAASNDKATMARAAADMEDKYSGTPYAQMTALAAAKVLYAAGDAAGAKTQLQWAVDHAKDDEYKQIAKLRLASLLLDEKAYDAGLALLSGTPIDAFKGLVADRRGDLLAAQGKADDARTAYKLALDSLPKEDMSARQLVQFKLDALGS
- the hisS gene encoding histidine--tRNA ligase, with amino-acid sequence MTEQKRKIEKLTGVKGMNDILPQDAGLWEFFEATVKSLLRAYGYQNIRTPIVEHTQLFTRGIGEVTDIVEKEMYSFTDALNGEHLTMRPENTAAVVRAAIEHNMLYDGPKRLWYIGPMFRHERPQRGRYRQFHQVGVEALGFAGPDADAEIIMMCQRLWDDLGLTGIKLEINSLGLAEERAAHRVELIKYLEQHVDALDAEAQRRLYTNPLRVLDTKNPALQEIAQNAPKLIDFLGDQSRAHFEGLQRLLLANNIPFTINPRLVRGLDYYNLTVFEWVTDKLGAQGTVAAGGRYDPLIEQLGGKPTAACGWAMGVERILELLKEEQLVPEQDGVDVYVVHQGEAAREQAFIAAERLRDTGLDVIFHCSADGAPASFKSQMKRADASGAAFAVIFGEEEIANGTVGVKALRGTGEEGEKNAQQTVPVESLTEFLINAMVASAEDGDD
- the ispG gene encoding flavodoxin-dependent (E)-4-hydroxy-3-methylbut-2-enyl-diphosphate synthase, giving the protein MQSEAQSPRSSQICSTEPVFGGHASRRVSHTVNVRWGGTLVTIGGDSPVRVQSMTNTDTADAIGTAIQIKELANAGSELVRITVNTPEAAAAVPAIREQLDRMGVTVPLVGDFHYNGHLLLRDHPGCAEALSKYRINPGNVGQGAKRDTQFAQMIEAAIKYDKPVRIGVNWGSLDQDLLARMMDENGARAQPWDAQSVMYEALIQSAIGSAERAVELGLGRDRIVLSCKVSGVQDLIAVYRELARRCGFALHLGLTEAGMGSKGIVASTAALGVLLQEGIGDTIRISLTPEPGASRTGEVVVGQEILQTMGLRSFAPMVIACPGCGRTTSTLFQELAMQIQTYLREQMPAWRKEYPGVETMNVAVMGCIVNGPGESKHANIGISLPGSGENPAAPVFIDGEKVRTLRGERIAEEFQQIVSDYVERNYGRAAAQN
- a CDS encoding helix-turn-helix domain-containing protein — translated: MSEPQPSNGAETNAAKPATAGLESLTAVGGRLAQLREAKGWTVDDVSARLKVAPQKLRALESGDISHLPGVTFAIGVVRSYAKMLGVDPEPFAQALRRERGEPEVDLSMPASSGTDLPRGRVSIPLGGSSRHRPWLWGTAAAAVALIAAAMWHTGGDSSNWLARFKSGAVQGGASAASAPVASAATAEAASAGGASVSTAVEASAPAVTAAAPQVVASAVAPQVVASATQAAAEPVSQPAAVAPAASVAMAATAQPASVGIAAGQSMIELKVKQDSWFSVRDKNGKELFSGLVRGGETKQVAGDGPFKVTIGNKAGLDAIAFDGKPVDPAKYSAARGNVARFTLP
- the rlmN gene encoding 23S rRNA (adenine(2503)-C(2))-methyltransferase RlmN, which gives rise to MTSETSVNLLDFDAEGLVAYCGSLGEKPFRAKQLQRWIHQYNAGDFDGMTDLAKSLREKLKGRATITMPDIASDHVSADGTRKWLIDVGNGNAVETVFIPEETRGTLCVSSQAGCAVNCRFCSTGKQGFSRNLSTAEIIGQLRMAEFALRESLGRAPGPNGKAERVITNVVMMGMGEPLLNYSAVVPAMRLMLDDNAYGLSRRRVTLSTSGVVPMMDRLGAELPVALAVSLHAPNDALRDMLVPLNKKHPLRELMAACQRYLKVAPRDFITFEYCMLDGVNDTEAHARELLAVTRDVPCKFNLIPFNPFPESGLIRSKSEQIKRFAQILIDAGVVTTVRKTRGDDIDAACGQLAGAVKDRTRLAERTGAAAKIIEVRAV
- the ndk gene encoding nucleoside-diphosphate kinase, which produces MAIERTLSIIKPDAVAKNVIGQIYSRFEGAGLKVIAARMAHLSRADAEKFYAVHAARPFFKDLVDFMISGPVMIQVLEGEGAILKNRDLMGATDPKKAEKGTIRADFADSIDANAVHGSDAPETASVEVAFFFPEMNVYSR